From a region of the Notolabrus celidotus isolate fNotCel1 chromosome 14, fNotCel1.pri, whole genome shotgun sequence genome:
- the dyrk1ab gene encoding dual-specificity tyrosine-(Y)-phosphorylation regulated kinase 1A, b isoform X1 translates to MMHPGGETSACKPSSVRLAPSFSLHTAGLQMAAPMPHTHQQYSDRHQPSTDQSVTVLPYSDQTPQLTANQRHMPQCFRDPTSAPLRKLSIDLIKTYKHINEVYYAKKKRRHQQGQGEDSSHKKERKVFNDGYDDDNYDYIVKNGEKWMDRYEIDSLIGKGSFGQVVKAYDRAEQEWVAIKIIKNKKAFLNQAQIEVRLLELMNKHDTEMKYYIVHLKRHFMFRNHLCLVFEMLSYNLYDLLRNTNFRGVSLNLTRKFAQQLCTALLFLATPELSIIHCDLKPENILLCNPKRSAIKIVDFGSSCQLGQRIYQYIQSRFYRSPEVLLGMPYDLAIDMWSLGCILVEMHTGEPLFSGANEVDQMNKIVEVLGIPPNHIMDLAPKARKFFEKLSDGTWSVKKTKDGKRYKPPASRKLHSILGVETGGPGGRRAGESGHAVADYLKFKDLILRMLDYDPKSRIQPYYALQHSFFKKTADEGTNTSSSVSTSPALEQSQSSGTTSSTSSSSGGSSGTSTSGRARSDPTHHHLHSGGHFGTALPAIDGDSLCPQARQPYPPPLVWGGGVGPESVTGETHPVQETTFHVPPQHPKALHPHSHSHHHHGQMMATRPRPRHYTSPTHSSSTQDSMEVVHGHLSMTSLSSSASSSSTSSSSTGNHGNQAYQLRHLPAGALDFGQNGGLSMGLGAFSNPRQETGMAAHPAFSMGTNTGPAHYLAEGHLGMRQGMDREESPMTGVCVQQSSMASS, encoded by the exons ATGATGCATCCAG GAGGAGAGACTTCAGCATGCAAACCTTCGTCCGTCCGGCTTGCGCCCTCTTTTTCTTTACACACTGCTGGTCTTCAGATGGCTGCTCCAATGCCCCATACGCACCAGCAGTACAGTGACCGCCACCAGCCAAGCACTGACCAATCTGTTACGGTCTTACCGTACAGCGACCAGACACCACAGCTCACTGCCAATCAG AGGCACATGCCCCAGTGCTTTCGTGACCCAACTTCAGCTCCCCTGAGGAAGCTCTCCATTGACCTTatcaaaacatacaaacacatcaatgag GTGTATTATGCAAAAAAGAAGCGACGGCACCAACAGGGTCAGGGTGAAGACTCCAGTcacaaaaaagagaggaaggtctttaatgATGGCTATGACGATGATAACTATGACTACATCGTCAAGAATGGGGAGAAGTGGATGGACCGCTATGAGATTGATTCCTTGATAGGAAAAGGATCGTTTGGACAG GTTGTGAAAGCATATGACCGTGCTGAGCAGGAATGGGTCGCCATTAAGATCATCAAGAACAAGAAAGCTTTCCTCAATCAAGCCCAGATTGAAGTGCGCCTCCTAGAGCTCATGAACAAACATGATACTGAGATGAAATACTACATCG TTCACCTAAAGCGTCACTTCATGTTCCGGAACCACCTCTGCCTCGTGTTTGAGATGCTTTCATATAACCTGTACGATCTACTCCGAAACACCAACTTCCGTGGCGTCTCGCTCAACCTCACTCGGAAGTTTGCCCAGCAGCTATGCACGGCGCTGCTCTTCCTGGCCACGCCTGAGCTCAGCATCATCCACTGTGACCTGAAGCCTGAGAACATCCTCCTCTGTAACCCCAAGAGGAGTGCCATCAAAATAGTGGACTTTGGCAGCTCATGCCAACTGGGACAAAGG ATATACCAATATATCCAGAGTCGCTTCTACCGTTCCCCAGAGGTGCTGCTGGGAATGCCCTATGACCTGGCCATCGACATGTGGTCCTTGGGTTGCATCTTGGTAGAGATGCACACTGGAGAGCCTCTCTTCAGTGGAGCCAACGAG GTGGACCAGATGAACAAAATAGTAGAGGTTCTTGGTATCCCGCCTAATCACATAATGGACCTAGCCCCAAAAGCCAGGAAGTTCTTTGAGAAGCTTTCGGATGGGACATGGAGTGTTAAGAAGACCAAAGATGGCAAAAGG TATAAGCCTCCAGCCTCACGGAAGCTCCACTCCATCCTGGGTGTGGAGACAGGGGGTCCAGGTGGCCGGCGGGCGGGAGAGTCTGGCCACGCTGTTGCTGACTACTTGAAGTTCAAGGACCTGATCCTGCGGATGTTGGACTATGACCCTAAGAGCCGCATCCAGCCCTACTATGCCCTGCAGCACAGCTTCTTCAAGAAGACTGCGGACGAGGGGACCAATACAAGCAGCAGCGTGTCAACGAGCCCCGCTTTAGAGCAGTCCCAGTCTTCAGGAACCACCTCCAGCACCTCCTCGAGTTCAG GAGGGTCATCTGGGACAAGCACCAGTGGCAGAGCAAGATCAGACCCTACCCATCACCACTTGCACAGTGGAGGACACTTCGGCACGGCCTTGCCTGCCATTGATGGTGACAGCCTCTGCCCACAG GCGAGACAGCCTTACCCACCGCCACTGGTGTGGGGAGGTGGCGTAGGACCGGAGTCCGTCACTGGAGAGACCCAcccagtccaggagaccaccTTCCATGTTCCCCCTCAGCACCCTAAGGCCCTGCATCCCCACTCACATTCTCATCACCACCACGGGCAGATGATGGCCACGCGGCCACGCCCACGCCACTACACCTCCCCGACACACAGCTCCTCGACACAGGACTCCATGGAGGTGGTTCATGGCCATCTGTCCATGACCTCCCTgtcttcctctgcctcctcttcctctacaTCGTCCTCTTCCACTGGGAACCACGGCAACCAGGCCTACCAGCTCCGCCATTTGCCCGCCGGAGCCCTTGACTTTGGTCAGAACGGTGGGCTGAGCATGGGGCTAGGTGCCTTCTCGAACCCACGGCAGGAGACTGGCATGGCAGCGCACCCTGCATTCTCCATGGGCACGAACACAGGGCCCGCCCACTACCTAGCGGAGGGCCATCTGGGCATGAGGCAGGGCATGGACCGGGAGGAGTCTCCAATgactggagtgtgtgtgcagcagagttCAATGGCCAGCTCGTGA
- the dyrk1ab gene encoding dual-specificity tyrosine-(Y)-phosphorylation regulated kinase 1A, b isoform X2 — translation MAAPMPHTHQQYSDRHQPSTDQSVTVLPYSDQTPQLTANQRHMPQCFRDPTSAPLRKLSIDLIKTYKHINEVYYAKKKRRHQQGQGEDSSHKKERKVFNDGYDDDNYDYIVKNGEKWMDRYEIDSLIGKGSFGQVVKAYDRAEQEWVAIKIIKNKKAFLNQAQIEVRLLELMNKHDTEMKYYIVHLKRHFMFRNHLCLVFEMLSYNLYDLLRNTNFRGVSLNLTRKFAQQLCTALLFLATPELSIIHCDLKPENILLCNPKRSAIKIVDFGSSCQLGQRIYQYIQSRFYRSPEVLLGMPYDLAIDMWSLGCILVEMHTGEPLFSGANEVDQMNKIVEVLGIPPNHIMDLAPKARKFFEKLSDGTWSVKKTKDGKRYKPPASRKLHSILGVETGGPGGRRAGESGHAVADYLKFKDLILRMLDYDPKSRIQPYYALQHSFFKKTADEGTNTSSSVSTSPALEQSQSSGTTSSTSSSSGGSSGTSTSGRARSDPTHHHLHSGGHFGTALPAIDGDSLCPQARQPYPPPLVWGGGVGPESVTGETHPVQETTFHVPPQHPKALHPHSHSHHHHGQMMATRPRPRHYTSPTHSSSTQDSMEVVHGHLSMTSLSSSASSSSTSSSSTGNHGNQAYQLRHLPAGALDFGQNGGLSMGLGAFSNPRQETGMAAHPAFSMGTNTGPAHYLAEGHLGMRQGMDREESPMTGVCVQQSSMASS, via the exons ATGGCTGCTCCAATGCCCCATACGCACCAGCAGTACAGTGACCGCCACCAGCCAAGCACTGACCAATCTGTTACGGTCTTACCGTACAGCGACCAGACACCACAGCTCACTGCCAATCAG AGGCACATGCCCCAGTGCTTTCGTGACCCAACTTCAGCTCCCCTGAGGAAGCTCTCCATTGACCTTatcaaaacatacaaacacatcaatgag GTGTATTATGCAAAAAAGAAGCGACGGCACCAACAGGGTCAGGGTGAAGACTCCAGTcacaaaaaagagaggaaggtctttaatgATGGCTATGACGATGATAACTATGACTACATCGTCAAGAATGGGGAGAAGTGGATGGACCGCTATGAGATTGATTCCTTGATAGGAAAAGGATCGTTTGGACAG GTTGTGAAAGCATATGACCGTGCTGAGCAGGAATGGGTCGCCATTAAGATCATCAAGAACAAGAAAGCTTTCCTCAATCAAGCCCAGATTGAAGTGCGCCTCCTAGAGCTCATGAACAAACATGATACTGAGATGAAATACTACATCG TTCACCTAAAGCGTCACTTCATGTTCCGGAACCACCTCTGCCTCGTGTTTGAGATGCTTTCATATAACCTGTACGATCTACTCCGAAACACCAACTTCCGTGGCGTCTCGCTCAACCTCACTCGGAAGTTTGCCCAGCAGCTATGCACGGCGCTGCTCTTCCTGGCCACGCCTGAGCTCAGCATCATCCACTGTGACCTGAAGCCTGAGAACATCCTCCTCTGTAACCCCAAGAGGAGTGCCATCAAAATAGTGGACTTTGGCAGCTCATGCCAACTGGGACAAAGG ATATACCAATATATCCAGAGTCGCTTCTACCGTTCCCCAGAGGTGCTGCTGGGAATGCCCTATGACCTGGCCATCGACATGTGGTCCTTGGGTTGCATCTTGGTAGAGATGCACACTGGAGAGCCTCTCTTCAGTGGAGCCAACGAG GTGGACCAGATGAACAAAATAGTAGAGGTTCTTGGTATCCCGCCTAATCACATAATGGACCTAGCCCCAAAAGCCAGGAAGTTCTTTGAGAAGCTTTCGGATGGGACATGGAGTGTTAAGAAGACCAAAGATGGCAAAAGG TATAAGCCTCCAGCCTCACGGAAGCTCCACTCCATCCTGGGTGTGGAGACAGGGGGTCCAGGTGGCCGGCGGGCGGGAGAGTCTGGCCACGCTGTTGCTGACTACTTGAAGTTCAAGGACCTGATCCTGCGGATGTTGGACTATGACCCTAAGAGCCGCATCCAGCCCTACTATGCCCTGCAGCACAGCTTCTTCAAGAAGACTGCGGACGAGGGGACCAATACAAGCAGCAGCGTGTCAACGAGCCCCGCTTTAGAGCAGTCCCAGTCTTCAGGAACCACCTCCAGCACCTCCTCGAGTTCAG GAGGGTCATCTGGGACAAGCACCAGTGGCAGAGCAAGATCAGACCCTACCCATCACCACTTGCACAGTGGAGGACACTTCGGCACGGCCTTGCCTGCCATTGATGGTGACAGCCTCTGCCCACAG GCGAGACAGCCTTACCCACCGCCACTGGTGTGGGGAGGTGGCGTAGGACCGGAGTCCGTCACTGGAGAGACCCAcccagtccaggagaccaccTTCCATGTTCCCCCTCAGCACCCTAAGGCCCTGCATCCCCACTCACATTCTCATCACCACCACGGGCAGATGATGGCCACGCGGCCACGCCCACGCCACTACACCTCCCCGACACACAGCTCCTCGACACAGGACTCCATGGAGGTGGTTCATGGCCATCTGTCCATGACCTCCCTgtcttcctctgcctcctcttcctctacaTCGTCCTCTTCCACTGGGAACCACGGCAACCAGGCCTACCAGCTCCGCCATTTGCCCGCCGGAGCCCTTGACTTTGGTCAGAACGGTGGGCTGAGCATGGGGCTAGGTGCCTTCTCGAACCCACGGCAGGAGACTGGCATGGCAGCGCACCCTGCATTCTCCATGGGCACGAACACAGGGCCCGCCCACTACCTAGCGGAGGGCCATCTGGGCATGAGGCAGGGCATGGACCGGGAGGAGTCTCCAATgactggagtgtgtgtgcagcagagttCAATGGCCAGCTCGTGA